In the genome of Perca flavescens isolate YP-PL-M2 chromosome 21, PFLA_1.0, whole genome shotgun sequence, the window CTCTGTATCTGGGTCATTGTGGGAAATTATTAGTCAGTGAAATGTAGCAACATTTTAACCCAAAAACTGAATTAAGTCAAAGACCATTGTCAGTGTTAGCTCTATTTATTACtgcaatggcttttttttttcaatatgctGTATGACTTAGATGGCAAACTTGATACCACTCTCAATGtccgttaaatatgaagctacagccagcagctaattagcttagtttagcacaaTGACTGGAAACAAAGGAaagcagctagcctggctctgtccaaaggtcaCAAAGCAGCTCTAAAGCTCCAGAGGTCTTAAGAAAGTCAACTTGGTCAACATAGCCCCCACCGTTAAActacaaattgttgtttttacagttttttggaCAGATTAAACAAGATACATCTTGATAATTAGTAGGCTTTAGCTGTGCTGTTAGCTGGATTTTAagagccaagctagctgtttccagtcatTGTGCTAAGCTAATCTAAGCTAAacaacattttcatatttactGACCAACGAGGGATGAGAGtgatatcaataataaaaatcttgggcatttttttttaacaagaaaGGTAGGAAGAAGACAAACATTTCTTCTCCAAAATGATGTTATAACATGTTTAATTATCaaatctttgcttttttgtgtAATACTAAAGGTTTTTCCCTCTTCGGGACTCCACAAACTTATCCAACAATCAAACAAAGTGAACATCACTCACCGGTTAATCTGCACAAAACTAATAGACATATGTGTTTTAATGTACAGTCTGTTTCCATTCCCAGCCTCCCCTACCTGAGGAGGACTACCCCTCGGAGGATTACCCAGCTGCTGATCATCCAGAGGGATACCAGGATCTCCTCGCGGCAGGCCCTCCCACCCTCCCTAAAGAGTACACCCTCAGTCATGTGAGCCAGACCATCATCCCCCGGGCCAACCTGGACCGCAGCACCCAAATGGGTTGGAACCTCAGTGTGGAGCCCAACGGGACTTGGGTGTTCACTAGTGAACACTCTCCCGAGCAGGTAGCTCCATGGACTGACTGAGGAAGATGGAATTTAAGACCGCAAAGGTCCTAAATACAGTTAAGATTAATTTCAGCCTGCAAAACAGTATTGGGTAATTATAGACGTTGACATTAAGAGGTATTTCTACCAtgacacacacttcacactttGGAGTGTGCTGAAGCCTTTACAATGTAGAATAATGTTAAACAATCACACAAGGAGCAGAAAAGTATTGCGCAGTGTTGGAGAAGTTGCTCCTATCtataatttatattataatttatttataagcataaatatattttactgaATATTCATGAGGAAAGGCAGCTTTATGTATAaatcacatttcagcaacaatgcaattcaaagtgctgtacatgaATCATTAAAAAGCAGTTTAAACTGCAAAAATATAACAACAGCTAAAATAGAACACCGGGtatgaaatacatacataaaagttagggtgcagtgtaagaaatgaacaattactttaaaaaaggcaacatcaaaTGGAAAATTCTTCAGCATTTGTTTAAAGAACTGAAAGTTGCAGCAGACCTGCAGTTtcctgggagtttgttccagatatgtgttGCATAAAAACTGAAAGGATTGGAAAGAAGCCTTTATATTATGAGCTATTTTAGATTAAAGTCATTTTCTTTCAAGCCAGTCAGTGGATTTCTTATTGGGGAAAACAACATTGATTTAGAATCATCTTTAACTACGAAATCTTTTTTGTGAAACAGTGGATCAAGTCTGTGGATGAGCGAGGGCAGACCTACTACTACCTGAGAGACGGCTCCAGGTCTCTGTGGAACCTGCCTGAGGTAAGATCCTTCACTACATGGGGATCAATTAGAAATCAATTAGTTTTTTCTTATTAAGCAGAAAATGTGTATCATTCAGGACACTAATTCAGCCAAAAAGTACTTTTTAATGTCCTCTTGTCTGGTTTGAAGTAAAACAGGTCCCTCAAGATTAAAAATTATTGAAATTTGACTCAACTAAAATGTATTTCGTTCCCTCCAGGTCCCTGTACCTCCTGGTCAGTCCAGGATGGAGAATGGTGTCGAGGCAGACAATCAGTCAGTCATCAAAAACTGGAGACACACCATGGGACCTGTACAGCTCAGCTCAGCCCAGAGTGATGGGGTACTTACACACtttcaaacacatacacactcagaaCTGCATGAACATGCACATGCTGTATCACACATCCAGGGTGTGTCAGCCGGCTTAAACAGAAAGCTTTAGTCAGGCAGAAGTAAGGGCAAGTCCCTGTACAGCAACTGACACTCCCAGATTTTTAAACCCTTATTTAGCAAGGCAAATCAACTGCAGGGCACTCATATGTACAGTAACAGCTTGAGGACCGAGCTGCAGAGGGAGGGGAAAGGAAGACTGCAATTGTACGCAAGCACTTGGGAGTTGCTGGTTAAGTAAGGGCTTTTTCCTACTAAGCAGTCAGGGGTTCAACACATAGCTCAAGGGCACAGCAGTGGTAGCATTTACTTTAAgggttgaggtcagggctcTGCAGACCAGTCAAGTTCTTCCAAAACAAActgagaaaacatgtttttgaaatactaaggctatgttcacacttggcatctttttttaaagctatagtgcgtagtttttgccgcccccatgaggaattctaagtaacgacaacaaaactgtccacATGAAACGAGCCTTCCGTGTCCGCTTTGTTTTATCTATCGTTAGCACCGCTCCACATAGCGCTCTAGCTAggatactgtagcagtagctgttgttatagcaacatAAGATGCCCATTGGCTGCTTTTTGGAACCAAACCGCTGccagcttgttttttttttactacaaaaGCGCTCTAATCAATTTTTTCTTGTCGAAAAAgacgccaagtgtgaacatagcctaaaATATCCAAAATATCATGGTTTTCTGACGCATTGGGATTTGAACTTTGGGGCCCAAACCATGATTAACAGCCCCAGGCCAAAAGTACACCGAAATATCCGGACGCATCTGTCCTCTCATGGCAATGcagtctgtttttattgttgtcaaGAATGAAAGTGACGACTATGGAGGCTTGGTTTAAAGAAGCACTTTTGAATTTTattacagattttcttttttgtactgtatgtagaaccattagacacataaacacaagcaccaacacaaaaaaagaaagtgaataagattaataaagaaaaaggaaagCAGTTAAATATGTCAAAGAAATTGTGTTGTTATGCTACTGATATTTTTGACCATTTTCTACTGTGTTATgaagttttttacaatcacagcTACTCAAGAGACCAAAGAAATGTAAATCTTATCTGGTGATTTTATGAATTCTAAATCCTAAAATCTCCTTCTCCTGTTGTTCAGAGGTTCGTCCCATCTCACAGGAGGAACACGTCCGACTACAGCAGCGACAGCTCCAGTACAGGAAACTCTCCAGAGACGCAACATAACGTGAGCTGTTACTTGTTACTCTCCAGAATAACTCCAGTCTGAAATAAGTAGTTAGTTAGCCATTAAGCACTGTGAGCTACCTCATATCTGAGTGgtgttctgtttctctctcttaaGGCTATTGGGTTTAGACCCTGGAGAAACCCCTATTATCTGACCTCCAGGTGGCTGCGCTATAATGTGGGTTGTTAGTTTGAGCGTTCACCTGAGCTTGACTCATAGATAGCAGTGTCTATCTGTGATGGGCGAAAGGTGTGACTTTAGATCACTCAAGGAGCATTAGTTGCACGTGAACAGACTTGTTTTGTTTCATTCCCTGTATCAAAACGCATGGATTTCCACTGCTGGGCTGCATGTTACAACCAAACTGCCCGCCTGATAAACCTACTGTTAATATTCCCATTGTCATCTGTACCCTGTAGAGTTTGAGATTTAAGTTCATGTCCTGCTGTATTCAGGGGTTAATCACCATACACTGCACTGAGTTTTGACTTAAAAATAtacagttaaaaagaaaaaaatagcagCTATAATGATGGGGAAAAACATATGTACAGCTACCTACACACTTCCACAACATGCTGCTTTACAACGGTCATGGTAGTTGTTATTGTGCATAAAAAAGTGCATCTCCACATAATGAGCTAAATGCCAAACACATTCCAGAAAATGTTAACATTAAAAGTTGTCCATCAAGGTATAAGTCTGgtgatattgtgttttttttttttttttaacaacaaattaaaaaaagaccGAAAACCAACAATCAGTTGATCCTTCTATTAAATATTGCCTGTGTAGCCAAAGCTTGATATATCGTATTCCTTAATGCTCCATTGTTGtctaaaaactattaaaaacacatcagtgagccacagtgttgcactggatgacatgttccttcattaccatgaaaacacacactgtcGTTTATTTTAAACTAATCCCAcatacaccgtcctgctgctgtaaatgcTCACAGGAGCATCAAATCTTggactgaaaatagtccccaacaaatgcactatttcctcctgtttgagtaacgtCAACTAAATACTACAGCatgaaactatatatttgtgacccatttttaaacattaaggTTTTTGTTAGGAGTGAATGAGCTTGAGGCTGAGTGTCAGAGACAGGGAGGGGAAGTCAGAAAGAATTGAGAGACCGACTAATGCGtagttggttttggtctttgcATGGAATTGGTTGACAATAGCGAAAATATAGAATAACACCAGCCTTATCCTTTTAGTTAATCTGTTGATTTCTATATAGTGATGTTAAAGTATTGCTTCAATCTTCTTTTGttacaattaatcaaataatcaatagGACATCCCACAAATAAGGAATGAATCTTTGTGCACAGACTGTAATAGAAGTTTGGATGTTAatgctgtttgtatgcatgGCTTAATTAATGAAATTTGTGTACCAGAATTGTGCATCCCTCATCACATACCTTAACTTTTACACATAACCCTACAATTACAAATTGTctaaaaaataattacaatgTTGTGATCTTTTACATTTTCAGGTGCAGAACTTAGAAAAAGCCGGAATtcttaacaaaacaaaagtgtgTGAGAATGGCAAGAAAGTAAGGTAAATTAAAACTTCACTTTGAGGACACTCTCACGTTGGGTGTGTTTGGAGTCATGTGTCATCCCTCCCAAAGCGCTGTTGCTTTGTTTGGTGTTAATGATGGTTATTCCCCCATTTTAAGGAAAAACTGGGCCCAGACTTGGACGGTTCTCCATGGAGGAGTGCTGACGTTCCACAAAGACCCAAAGTCGGCAGCAACAGGGGCCTCGGTACGATCTGCACTTAAGTATTAATAATAGAAGGACTTGTTTGAATGTGGAtgaaagcagtggtggaatgtaaataaatacatttactaaAGTACTGCACTTAAGCACAGTTTTCACATACTTAtacttaagtatttccattttgtgcaactttatacttctaaTCAACTACATTTTGAAAgccaatattgtactttttactccacaacatttatttgatagcttgagttactttgcagatattagttattactatttttactTAAAGAAAATAGCTGAGCTTTTACAAAAGATCTAAGTACTTGTTCCACCACTGGAAGAAAATTGCTCATCCTGCATTAAGAAGAAGCTCTGACACCTGAATGCATCACTTTGCATTCTGTACATTTGTACACATTTCTGAAAGGTTTGTGATGAGTTCAAACGTTATAGAGCTATAAAGAGACACAATTAAACACTGACTTTCTAATGAAGTTacctaaaacttttttttcctcgtTGGCACTTATTTGGTATCATGTTTTATACTTCAGAAAGTAAATGAAACATTAAACTGCAGCATGCCGCAGGCTGTTGAGTCACCTTTATGAGGAATGACAGCGCAGACGAGCCCTCGGGTCATAAAGCTGATGGGGAACGTCCCGGCTTTTGTTGCTCGTTTCTTGGAATGCAGCGTCAGTTTCGTTaacagctgttgttgttttttgcctTCACGCAGAATAAGACCAATCAGATTGTTCCGGAGGTCACGGTCGACCTGCGAGGAGCGTCGATTGGCAAGGCCTCGAAGGACAAATCCAGCAAGAAGAATGTTTTGGAGGTGCGTTTGATTGTTGACAGTGAACACATTTAGTGGATGTTTTATCTTTGAGCAATGTGCTTATATTCTTTAAGCACTGTTAGCCCCATTTACTGTAAGACCAAAACATAATCTCATGTATTTATATCCAATAGATCCAATATTGAAATCACTTGTGTGAGTTAATGAGTAAAAGGAGATATTTGTTGTGATTTATGTGATTTATGATTCATGTAATTATTGTTTCCCAATTGCCCTACTCAGTGTCTTATTATCTCTCCTCCAGTTAAAAGGCAAGAACGGTGTGGAGTTTCTGATACAGTACGACACAGAAAGCATCATCGCTGACTGGCACAAAGTCTTAGTGGACACCATACGACAACTGGTAAGTCCTTTCATCGCCCATATTTGATAAGTGAAATATATCTGAATTGAACTGCCAGCTTATCGAGTCATTTCTGTCTGTTATTGTCTTAAATCATTCAAACCTGACTTAAAGTAATAGTCTGAcattttatgaaatgttattataTACTCTTGAATGTCCAAtcaaaaatgttattttggcAAATACTTAATAAATACGTTGAATTGAACTTAAGAGAATGAGATTTTTGCAGTGTATGTCCAAGTTgctggaaaaaaagtgatttctaCATTACTGGTCTCTTTGTGTTGACCAATGACCCTGATGAAATACTGTTAAGCTCAGGTTTAAGTGCAGTAAACTAGAAACAATGTAGCAGATTGCTGCACTtcattcacttttattttagaaaatgcttaaaataagcataatatttTACTTAACATAGATTtagttattttacaaaatacCCTTTAAGGACTGAATTACAGACAAAACTATCTTGAAAAAAGAAGAGTTCTGCAGTGTATGTTTAATATGCTGaattcagaaaataaataaataggattGTCTTTCTACGTTTTGAACAATGACGCTGATTAAATACTGTTAAATTCAGGTTTAATTGCAGTGATTGTGCAGCAAATTTTCATTTGATTGACTCACTTTGTATGTCTGTTCATCAGGAATACCAGGACCATCATTCAGAGGAGGAGGACGGGGACTTATATGAGAAGATCGGCAACACAGAGAAAGTTGATGAGAAGTTTGGAGGTGGCATTGAAAAGCGAAGATGTgagttgaagaagaagaagaaaaaaacctttTCCTTGTTTAACTCTGACATGAATGATTTCATTTTTCTGACCCAATTAGATACATCAGACCCCATTGGGAGCTACAATTATTTAATTGTCTAACGTTGCTTTTTCTAGCCTCCAGGCCGAGTGTCACACACTCAACCAGCTCTGCAGGAGACACAGACCAGAAGAGGGTTCGAACAAAGCTGATGAAGTTCCTCATGAAACGCCCCACGCTGCAGTCGGTGAAGGAGAAAGGCTACATCCGAGGTAATCTCAAAACAGCCATAACATCATGTAGTTCTCTTCAAGCTGTGGCTGATTTGAATAGTAGCTAACAGGAAAGTGAGTTTCACTCTACCAGGCTTTATTTGTGGTTTACTTATATTTAGACACAagctgttttgtatttttcaggTCATTATTGTCCCACAAGATGACATTTGTTTTTGCAGAAAGGCAGCATAAAAACCATATAACattaacacatactgtataaaaaccCAAGAAGACACAATAATAACTTAAGACATTAAATGTGCTGGTACTATACATGCAATACAGACTACAAAGAACAGCAAAGAAAAACTGCAACAATAACAGCAGGGATACAGTAAGAAtttatttatgaggactatcATGGTTAATTGCTCCTCAGACCTCGGCAGGGTAAatacagacagctagctagactatctgtccagtctgagttttctgttgcacgactaaaacaacttttgaacgtacacaagttccaccaaaacaagttccttcccgaggctattttgcagaggcgccagGGCTCCGAgcagcgcttagcaccgcccaagatgattgtgattagtttaaagacatgccaataaaccagagcacgtttttctcccatcccggaatgctgtgtggactagccagaccctctttgcagcgctgtggaggaaggtctggcaatgcgagactatcacCACATTAATGACATCTAATAAAGAGTTCACTTTAATGAAGACTGATTTACACATCTATATAAAACTTCTGGTTTTTAATCTTCGTAGGAGTGATAGCTAACACGTCTTATTACTATGAATATGATAACACATTGTGTATATTTCTATTATGCTGTATGTTGCATGTACAAATTggaatatatgtatttattttgtacttATTTCCTACtgcatatactatattatatagaTTATTTGTATTGCAGTTAAATTGTACCACCATATAACTTATGTATAATTATATAACCccaacagattttattttatttatgtcatATATTCCTAATGTAACAGATACTGGAGCATTTATTAATTCTGGCTCCTTACCTTCAATAGTAATATTTTTTGATTGGATGATAACACTGCTTCTACAactactgctgctactactTCTAATAATACTAATGTTCTAATTCCCTGTAGACAACGTGTTTGGTTGCCATCTGGCCACACTGTGTGCACAAGAGAGGACCACAGTTCCTAGTTTTGTGGAGAAATGTATCAAAGCAGTGGAAAAGAGAGGTAATCCACCTTGTTTGTGTCACTGCCTGAATCATACTAAAGTCTTTTTGCTGTTTGCAGTATAGAAGTTGACTTACTGATGTGTTTGTTAACAGGTTTAGAAATTGACGGTCTCTACAGAGTGAGCGGGAACCTCGCTGTCATTCAGAAACTACGCTTCAAGGCAGATCATGGTAAAGTTTGCATCCATAAGTGTATATATAACTCAACAATTCAGTTAGTGACTACGTGCAGAGAATGCAGCGGATTCAGAGTTCGCTGCAGTATCTCACTGCAGACagcagcgccccctgctgtgCTCTAATGGGCTGTGGCCTTGTTGTGTTAAAACAGAGGAACTGGACCTCGAGGACGGCCAGTGGGAGGACGTTCACGTCATCACCGGAGCTCTGAAGTTGTTTTTTCGAGAGCTTCCTGAGCCGCTTTTCCCATACAGCCACTTTAATAACTTCATCTCAGCCATCAGtaagcatatttttttttaaatctaatttaAACACACTATCACCCCAGGACAAACCTTTGCATATTTGCAAATATTTAGACTACTGTTAATGATGCAGTTAGGGATTGGTAGCTCTTAATCATGTTTATAACTGATTGGGTCCTGTTTTTCTAGGAATTCCTGATTACAACAAAAAAGTGTCTTTCATGTGTGAACTGGTCAACTCACTTCCTCCTTCAAATCATGATACCATGGAACTCCTTTTTGGGCATTTACGCAggtatatttaaaaatatatatatattttatcctTTGCATGTTTCCATCAGGCAGTTTGAGAACTTGTGACGGATaaataaaagttgatgtaagaaTATAATTGAATTACGTTGAATTGAACTTACACGGATACACACatattttatgtaaaatatatatatagataaacATGATTATTATGACTTTTGACATCATCCTCCCATTTCTTTCTCTCATAGGGTCATTAAATACGGGGAGGACAATCGCATGACTGTGCAGAATGTGGCTATTGTATTCGGCCCGACTCTGCTTCGGCCAGAGACGGAGTCAGCCAACATCACCATGCACATGGTCTTTCAGAACCAGATTGTGGAGTTCATCCTGAATGAATACGAGCGTATTTTCCACTCCAGCTGAAGCAGTCACAAGCCTCCAGTGCAGACCTGGGCAAACGTCTAAATGTGCCCAAGTTCGAAGTGCTAGATTTACCTTTTTTGCATGCACATAAACAGCTTCAATCTAAAACATCTTGTAAAATAAGCTAAAGGGTTCTTCAAGTTTTCTTTGCTCAAAATATTTGAGGTTTAACCAcgtaaaaatagataaaaatggatCTTCAAATGGCCTTTGCACAGAATGTTTGAAGTATGTTTAACCACACTGTCTAGATTTACTCCGTAGGAGGCCGGCACTGTTAGAGCTATATTTGGCAGTATTGTAGGATTGGAAAGGAAGCCACACAGGTGTAAACAGGTGTGGTTTGGTTTCCCGTCTCTGAGCTATTGAGCTTGGTGTTTGGGTGGAAGAAAGACTGTATAAGATTGCTCTGGCTCCCTGTCTTAATCTCACAAGTCAGAttttatctgtttgtttttatttctggcTTGTCTAAATGGCAGTGATAATAGAACCCAAGTCAACCTGGACGCATGCATTAATGCTCTCTTAAAGAAATGATCAATGATTGCTTCCATCTTTATTTTAGAAAGTTTATTGacatttaaatattgtttttaatttaaaacgaCAGTATATCGTATATGGCAATAACTGAGATTGTATTCTAATAGTTTCATTTTTACCCATGAATTTTATTGTAATATagaaatgtataaaaaagaaatattaataCCAACATATTGCTGTGAAATAGATGGTGACATAGAGTACTTGTGCAACCTATAGATTATTTTCCACAATAAAATGCCATTTTTCAATCATGCTGTActtgaaaaaactgtaacaccaTAGAAATATAAACTAGTGACAGTAAAATCAGTCGGACCATGAAAGAGAAAAGTGGATTCTAGAAGAGATTTATGACCTGTAAATAGAAATAGAAGGCATATTTATGCTGAAAGTTGTTGAAAATGCACAAGTTattacataataaaaaataactttgtaAAAAATCACAGCTGtgtatttatttctgtccaaaGAGTCATGAAAAGTCTGtaagttaaaaaatattcacaactAGCTGGtatcattttaaattgaaagAAGGCAAATACATAACTCCAGTTCCAGTCAGAAGTATGATCAGAAGAAATGTACATACATTatcacaagtaaaagtactcattatacAAACTTGTCCCTTTCAAAGTGTTTTCATTACatatgttgtattttttattactgTTACTGACTCCTTAAGCAGCCTTTAAATGGTGCCGCTTGGTCAAGGTGGAACTATCTTTAActagtttatttttatatacagttaGGTTACTTTTTATAGTGGTGATAGTATTGAGTACCATAAAACGGTAATGATATATTATCATAtcatatttacattatttacagtttaCTAGCctgtttaatattttgtttctACTTTGTGCTCTGCACTTTATATGAACATAATCGGATATTTTAGTGTACTCAAGCTTTTATGCAAtggattaaaaaatatttatatacatgCTTGATGGTTTTATGTTTTGTCTGACgttttgttactttttacaCTCTGGGTCTGAATGATAACCTTAAACTAAAACCTTACATTTGATATTCAAGTGAAACACAATCTCCTCcaaaagtactgtacttgagtggATATACTTAGTTACCCCCCATCATTGGCAATTCATGTTATTCATATAACTACTTCTATTATAGTTTTAAGTTTTATGATttatccatttatttttttaacatattttgagatgtattttgtgtatatattaatgttatttatgtattattaatatatttgtattcacatgtaatttattttgtaaagtctTTGGTAAATCTGTGTAGTTAGTCGGAACCATTTGAGAGGTGGGACGTGCTTCCGGAAGCTGTCAGCTGTGAACACCGCATCAACTGCAATGAGTTTTGAGTGGCCCTGGCAATACAATTTCCCACCGTTTTTTACGTGAGTCAAGTTTTTTCTGaaccacatttaaaacatgtatcAACTCTGCTTATTAGCCTCTATTGTTTATTTGATATTGAATCGAAGTGTGTTGTTTTGAGAGCTAACACCATGTTAGCCGGCGCTACCTGGCTACACGAAACACATTGCTAGGGAAGTGGATTTATTTTGCACCTATACTGGCTTTCTAACGTGTATGTAACCGCTCCACTTGTCGACTCGTTAAGCCCCCACTGCATATGAATATTCATAAACATCAACATCTGGTTAATTAACGCTGGTGTGCGCAAGTTCGGAGAATGAATTTAGCTGTTAGCTGACAGCCAACACTGCTTCAATTTACATGCCCACCAACTATTGAACAGTGTTACAGCCAATTGTGTTTGTTACCCATCAGATTCTGTGACCTGATTAACAGTGGTTTGGTATGTATAACACGCTATATTTTAATAGCTGTTACTAGAATGTGTGACCTTACAGCTATAAATGGCGTCATACATTTTGCTAAGAAGAATACCGACCGCTGAGTATTAAGATAGCAGTAGTGTATAGATGTGTCCGTAAAGCACTGACATCTCAGCTGACAGTATTTGGTCAGCACATCAGTCTTTTTCCTGTAGCACATCGTCCAGGGTGACTCGAGAAAAAAACATCTACCAAAACCCTCAGTGCGGAAATTCCTGTAAAACGAAATTAAATCACTGCCaatgttttaaagtgtgttgttgtggccgggttgAATCAGTGGGTAGAGAAGGCGCACATATAATTAGAGGTTTATGCCGCTACGCAGAGGTCCACtcttcgaatccgacctgtgaaaatgtcctgcatgtcttccccctctctatcccctttctcacctagctgtcctgtcaaataaaggcggaaaagcccaaaaaaattatctttaaagtgTGTTGTTGACTTTATTGTTATATGGTCACTTTTCTTCAGAAATGCTGATTATTCTGTGTAAATTATCATAAAATAGATTAGCAGGGCTCAAGCATGACGTGGTGATTATTGAACATCTCCTTCCCAAATGTAATAAACCATTGGTGTTAATCTTCTGTAACAGCCTCCACTCTTTTGGGAAGGTTTTCCACCAGGCAGGGAGTTGCTCCCATTCGGCAACGACAGCGTTATTGAGGTCCAGTGCTGATGTTGGGTGATTAGGTCTGGCTCACAGTCTGTGTttcagttcatcccaaaggttAAGGGCCAGGGCTCTGTGCGGGCCAGGCAGGTTCTTCCACACCAAATGGACCTGGTTCTGTGCAACAGGAATATAGGCCTTCCACAAACTGCTGGACAAAACAGGAAGCACACTATTGTCAGAAATATCATTGTATGCCATACAATTAAGATTTTAACATTAAGACACCaaaccaaaagtaaaaaaatagttaattgtatatatgtatgtgtatatgtgtatatatatatatatatatatatatatatatatatatatatatatatatatatatatatatatatatatatatatatatatgtgtgtgtgtgtgtgtatatggatCCAGAtattcacaaaacacacagagacatgcagaaagaataaaaaaagtcaaataaactaTAAAT includes:
- the arhgap27 gene encoding rho GTPase-activating protein 27 isoform X1, translating into MELVSVQYEFEYTAKDGRLVSIKPNESYILVSKTNEHWWHVRKDQHSRPFYIPAQYVKELLSLTENPPGPNSLKPLECVTNSKPGDMAHITPRKATAGNRVSALGASRETHRFSTFGFCENIPDVKPSETLDGGQTTSSFADSQDKIKTHDSTTGFSFTSAPLNTDNLQLYAKSHHVPKVKNGQKQPLKDDEVKQPQIFLHNEDMDFPLPPDSPIYDTIPELNIPEFDTFPEPPSPVASNDTLTFELQNSNQTAETTSSTNGPPVEQVGNESLRSAVYVNVAQLRQSISESPPSAPSSHSPSYLDPEGWEAHVDQESGQEYYYHPTTGRTTWDNPYLDSPTDPEPPCSPSPPQSPTLSPSLASPPAWISDWEQLVDETSGRPYFYNQMSGETSWEPPEHLSPYPPLMEPMSVHRFHEDGPPPLPEEDYPSEDYPAADHPEGYQDLLAAGPPTLPKEYTLSHVSQTIIPRANLDRSTQMGWNLSVEPNGTWVFTSEHSPEQWIKSVDERGQTYYYLRDGSRSLWNLPEVPVPPGQSRMENGVEADNQSVIKNWRHTMGPVQLSSAQSDGRFVPSHRRNTSDYSSDSSSTGNSPETQHNVQNLEKAGILNKTKVCENGKKVRKNWAQTWTVLHGGVLTFHKDPKSAATGASNKTNQIVPEVTVDLRGASIGKASKDKSSKKNVLELKGKNGVEFLIQYDTESIIADWHKVLVDTIRQLEYQDHHSEEEDGDLYEKIGNTEKVDEKFGGGIEKRRSSRPSVTHSTSSAGDTDQKRVRTKLMKFLMKRPTLQSVKEKGYIRDNVFGCHLATLCAQERTTVPSFVEKCIKAVEKRGLEIDGLYRVSGNLAVIQKLRFKADHEELDLEDGQWEDVHVITGALKLFFRELPEPLFPYSHFNNFISAIRIPDYNKKVSFMCELVNSLPPSNHDTMELLFGHLRRVIKYGEDNRMTVQNVAIVFGPTLLRPETESANITMHMVFQNQIVEFILNEYERIFHSS
- the arhgap27 gene encoding rho GTPase-activating protein 15 isoform X2, translated to MVDTYSRVWSSHGAKRGLTLPVVPQVGNESLRSAVYVNVAQLRQSISESPPSAPSSHSPSYLDPEGWEAHVDQESGQEYYYHPTTGRTTWDNPYLDSPTDPEPPCSPSPPQSPTLSPSLASPPAWISDWEQLVDETSGRPYFYNQMSGETSWEPPEHLSPYPPLMEPMSVHRFHEDGPPPLPEEDYPSEDYPAADHPEGYQDLLAAGPPTLPKEYTLSHVSQTIIPRANLDRSTQMGWNLSVEPNGTWVFTSEHSPEQWIKSVDERGQTYYYLRDGSRSLWNLPEVPVPPGQSRMENGVEADNQSVIKNWRHTMGPVQLSSAQSDGRFVPSHRRNTSDYSSDSSSTGNSPETQHNVQNLEKAGILNKTKVCENGKKVRKNWAQTWTVLHGGVLTFHKDPKSAATGASNKTNQIVPEVTVDLRGASIGKASKDKSSKKNVLELKGKNGVEFLIQYDTESIIADWHKVLVDTIRQLEYQDHHSEEEDGDLYEKIGNTEKVDEKFGGGIEKRRSSRPSVTHSTSSAGDTDQKRVRTKLMKFLMKRPTLQSVKEKGYIRDNVFGCHLATLCAQERTTVPSFVEKCIKAVEKRGLEIDGLYRVSGNLAVIQKLRFKADHEELDLEDGQWEDVHVITGALKLFFRELPEPLFPYSHFNNFISAIRIPDYNKKVSFMCELVNSLPPSNHDTMELLFGHLRRVIKYGEDNRMTVQNVAIVFGPTLLRPETESANITMHMVFQNQIVEFILNEYERIFHSS